A region of Diceros bicornis minor isolate mBicDic1 unplaced genomic scaffold, mDicBic1.mat.cur scaffold_267_ctg1, whole genome shotgun sequence DNA encodes the following proteins:
- the LOC131402791 gene encoding ral guanine nucleotide dissociation stimulator-like, whose protein sequence is MEEVNSVWATQEMDPQGAQERQQQQGVVPFLGTFLNHLKLLDIGMEDDLQKYKVIRKIQLLQQAASEYDLNPEERFGAWFQAMEPLSVDESYCLSCRLEPTHQKTSKMRLFRRKRNRTSSSSGPICFFSSATVPLARSHNPLETTSAAPPEQQGHWDPRGAPGQLLPPHPK, encoded by the exons atggAG gaggtgaactctgtgtgggccacccaagagatggacccccagggagcccaggagaggcagcagcagcag ggtgtcgtccccttcctgggcacgttcctcaatcacctgaaactgctggacattgggatggaggatgatctacaa aaatacaaaGTCATTAGgaagatccagctgctccagcaggctgcaagtgAATATGACCTGaatcccgaggagcgatttggggcctggttccaggcgatggagcccctcagtgttgatgagag ctactgcctctcctgccggctggagcccacacaccagaagacgagcaaaatgcggctcttcaggagaaagaggaaccggacatcctccagttcagggccga tctgtttcttctcttcagccaccgtgcccttggcaaggagccataaccctctggagaccacaagtgcagctcctcctgagcagcagggccactgggaccctcggggtgcaccgggtcagctcttacccccccaccccaagtga